TTCCGCCAACTGGATGCGCAGGCGAGCGGCCTGGGGCTGGGACTCGCGGTGGCACGGGGGTTCGTCGAAGCGATGGGCGGAGAACTCACCGCCGAGCCGACGCCGGGCGGCGGCCTGACGATGGTGGTCCGGCTCCCGCTCTACGCGGGGCCGCACTCGCACGGCATAGCTCTCGGAACACGCGAAGGACAGGAGGAGCAGGCATGAGGAAGGTCCTCGTGGTGGACGATGAGCCGCAGCTGCTCCGCGCCCTCCAGATCAATCTGCGAGCGGAGGGGTACGACGTCGCGGTGGCCGCGGACGGCGCCTCGGCGCTGCGTGCCGCCGCCGACAACCCGCCGCACGTGGTGGTCCTGGACCTCGGCCTGCCGGACATGGAGGGCACCGAGGTGATCCACGGTCTGCGCGGCTGGACCGAGGTCCCGATCATCGTGCTCTCGGCACGGCACGGCTCCTCGGACAAGGTGGAAGCGCTCGACGCCGGGGCGGACGACTACGTCACCAAGCCCTTCGGCCTCGACGAACTGCTGGCCCGGATGCGCGCGGTGGAGCGGCGCAGGGTGCAGGATTTCGCCCCCGGAGTGGTGGAGGCCGGGGCGCTCCGCATCGACCTCTCCGCCTCCTCGGTCACCCGCGACGGCGAGCGGGTGCACCTCACGCCGCGAGAATGGGCCGTGCTCCAGCTCCTGGTGGAGAACTCCGGGAAGCTCGTCACCCAGCAGCACCTGCTGCGCTCGGTCTGGGGTCCGGCGTACACCGAGGAGACCCAGTATCTGCGCGTCTACCTCGCCCAGCTGCGCCGGAAGCTGGAGCGGGACCCGGCCCATCCGGAGCACCTCGTGACCGAGCCCGGCATGGGGTACCGCTTCGTCCCGTGAGGTCCGGCTTCCACAGCCTGCGCGCCCACCCCGGGTCGCCCCGTAGGGTGGGTTCATGGGAGACATCATGAACGTCAAGGCGATCCTGCTCGACATGGACGGCACCCTGGTGGATTCGTCCGCCGTGGTGGAGAGGCTCTGGACCGAGTGGGGCGAGTCCCACGGCCTCGACCCCGAGCGGGTTCTCAGCGTGATCCATGGCCGCCAGGGCCAGGAGAGTATGGCGGTCCTGCTCCCGGAGCGTGAGCACGAGCTCAATCTGGCGGAGAACCAGGCCATGCTGGTCCGTGAAGTCCGCGAACTCGACGGCGTCCGTGAGGTGCCGGGAGCGCAGGTCTTCCTGCGAGCGCTGGAGGGGACGCCGCACGCGCTCGTCACCTCGGCCACCCTGGAGCTCGCCACGGCCCGGATGTCGGCGGCCGGAGTTCCGTTGCCGCCCCTCATGGTCAGTGCGGAGGACGTGCGGAACAGCAAGCCTCACCCGGAGGGCTTCCTCGCGGCCGCCCGTGCTCTGGGCGCAGCTCCCGAGGAGTGTGTGGTGTTCGAGGACTCCTCAGCGGGGATCGCCGCCGCCCGGGCGGCCGGCATGACCGTGGTGGGCGTGGGAACCGCATCCGCGGCGCACGGCCCGGACGTGCACGTGAAGGACCTGACCGGCGTCGAGGTCACCCGCGACGGCGGACAGGTCGTCCTGCGCTTTCCGTGAGCCGCGCGGAGTGGCAGGCTGGACCCATGCCCCTTCTCATCAGGCCTGAGACGCCTGCGGACTTCGCCGTCATCCGGACCCTG
Above is a window of Arthrobacter sp. Y-9 DNA encoding:
- a CDS encoding response regulator; translation: MRKVLVVDDEPQLLRALQINLRAEGYDVAVAADGASALRAAADNPPHVVVLDLGLPDMEGTEVIHGLRGWTEVPIIVLSARHGSSDKVEALDAGADDYVTKPFGLDELLARMRAVERRRVQDFAPGVVEAGALRIDLSASSVTRDGERVHLTPREWAVLQLLVENSGKLVTQQHLLRSVWGPAYTEETQYLRVYLAQLRRKLERDPAHPEHLVTEPGMGYRFVP
- a CDS encoding HAD-IA family hydrolase gives rise to the protein MGDIMNVKAILLDMDGTLVDSSAVVERLWTEWGESHGLDPERVLSVIHGRQGQESMAVLLPEREHELNLAENQAMLVREVRELDGVREVPGAQVFLRALEGTPHALVTSATLELATARMSAAGVPLPPLMVSAEDVRNSKPHPEGFLAAARALGAAPEECVVFEDSSAGIAAARAAGMTVVGVGTASAAHGPDVHVKDLTGVEVTRDGGQVVLRFP